Genomic window (Chryseobacterium bernardetii):
TTTGAGGAAAAATTAGAAATTAAGATTACAGAGATTGGAAAGATTATATATATAAAATATCAAGTACAAGTTTAAATAAAAATCAATCAATCTAGTATTGTTACACTGTTACATTGCTAAATTGTTATATTAAAAAATATTATGAACAACGTATACATCATAGACTATGTCAGAACTCCCATTTCAAAGTTACAGGGAGGATTATCAGAAGTAAGGGCAGACGATCTTGCAGCTATTGTTATTAAAGAAGTAGTAGCAAGAAATCCTCACGTTCCTGTAGAAGAAATTGAAGACGTTATTTTCGGATGTGCCAATCAGGCGGGTGAAGATAACAGAAATGTTGCAAGAATGGGACTTTTATTGGCTGGGCTTCCTTATAAAATAGGAGGTGAGACGGTAAACAGGCTTTGTGCTTCAGGTATGTCTGCTGTAGCCAATGCTTTCCGTTCCATTGCAGCTGGTGAGGGCGAAATCTATATTGCAGGCGGAGTAGAGCATATGACGCGTTCTCCTTATGTAATGTCTAAACCCAGTGCAGCGTTCGGGAGAGACAGCCAGATGTATGATACCACTTTCGGATGGAGGTTCATCAATCCGAAAATGAAAGAAATGTACGGTGTTGACGGAATGGGTGAAACTGCAGAAAATCTTGCAGATATGCATCAGATCAGCAGAGAAGATCAGGACAAATTTGCCCTTTGGTCTCAGCAAAAAGCTACTAAAGCTCAGGAAAGCGGAAGACTGGCAGAAGAAATTGTGAAAGTTGAAATTCCACAGAGAAAAGGAGACCCGATCGTTTTTGAAAAAGATGAGTTTATTAAACCCGCTTCTTCTATGGAAGGATTAGCAAAGCTTCGTCCGGCTTTCAGAAAAGAAGGAACGGTAACAGCCGGAAATGCTTCAGGAATGAATGATGGGGCAGCAGCTTTAATCTTAGCCAGTGAAGAAGCTGTAAAAAAATATGGGTTAAAGCCGAAAGCTAAAATTTTAGGATCTTCCGTAGCGGGAGTTGAGCCAAGAATCATGGGAATTGGACCTGTAGAAGCAACTCAAAAACTATTAAAGAGATTAAACCTGTCTCTTGATGATATGGATATCATAGAATTAAACGAAGCGTTTGCTGCACAGGCTTTAGCGGTAACAAGAAGTTTAGGTTTACAGGATGATGATGCAAGAATAAATCCAAACGGCGGTGCCATTGCCATTGGCCATCCGCTGGGAGTTTCAGGAGCAAGAATCATTGGTTCTGCAGCTATGGAACTTCAGAAGCAGGATAAAAAATATGCATTGTGTACCCTTTGTATCGGTGTCGGGCAAGGATATGCAATGATCATCGAAAAAGTATAACTTTTTCAATAATGTAACAATATAATAATGTATCAGTGTAACAATTAATGCATTTGTCATGTTGAGGTTGTCGAAGCATCTCATTGGTAAACTGTTAGATTGATACATTGTTAAATTAAATTTTTAATAAAAATTTTATGAACATCTACTCATATCACGGAATCCGTCCCATTATAAAACCTTCTGCTTATATCCATCCGCAGGCAGTGATTATCGGGAATGTGGAAATAGGTGAAGAAGTCTATATCGGTCCTAATGCAGTTATCCGTGGCGACTGGGGAAAAATTATCATTAAAGACGGAGCCAATGTCCAGGAGAATTGTACGCTTCATGTTTTCCCGAATATAGAAACCATTTTAGAAGAATCAGCACATATTGGGCATGGAGCGATTATTCATTCCGGGCATATCGGAAAGAACTGCTTGATTGGTATGAATTCCGTGGTAATGGACAAAGCTTATATCGGTGACGAAAGTATAGTTGGAGCATTAGCTTTTGTTCCTGCTAATTTCAGATGTGAGCCGAGAAAACTTATTGTAGGAAGTCCTGCAAAAATTATCCGTGATGTTTCTGATGAAATGATTCATTGGAAAACCGAAGGAACAAAACTTTATCAGGAATTGGCAAGAGAAGGCAAAGAAGCTATCCTGCCTTGTGAGCCTTTTACAGAATATGTTCAGCAGACTCCTACAAAAATTGTTGATTACAGTATCTGGGACGATATAAAGTAATAGTATACAAGAGAACCCGTTAGGTTTAATACAATTAAATATGATTAAAAAAATTGCACTAGTTTGCAGCATGATGTTGGCGATGAACAGTGTGTTGTCAGCACAAGCTGTTACGATAAAACCGCTTACAATAGGAGAAGTGAGGACAATGAAGTCTAAAATACTCAATGAAGAAAGAACATTGAATATCTATCTTCCTCAAAATTTTGATAAAGCAAAAGCATACCCAATTATTTATCTCCTGGATGGAAGTATGAATGAAGATTTTATTCACGTTACAGGATTGGTGCAGTTCTTTAATCAGATGTATTCTATGCCGGAAACCATTGTGGTAGGAATTGCCAATATAGACAGGAAAAGAGATTTTACTTTTCATACAGATTTGAAGGATCTGCAGAAAGATTATCCTACAACAGGACATTCTGATAAGTTCATCACCTTTTTTGAAAAAGAGTTGAAACCCTATGTTGAAACCCAGTTTAAAACAACAGAAAAGTATCTGTTCGGGCAGTCACTTGGCGGACTTGTAGCCACAGAGATTTTATTGAAGAAACCGGAAATGTTCAACAATTATTTTATCATCAGTCCAAGTTTA
Coding sequences:
- a CDS encoding acyltransferase, whose product is MNIYSYHGIRPIIKPSAYIHPQAVIIGNVEIGEEVYIGPNAVIRGDWGKIIIKDGANVQENCTLHVFPNIETILEESAHIGHGAIIHSGHIGKNCLIGMNSVVMDKAYIGDESIVGALAFVPANFRCEPRKLIVGSPAKIIRDVSDEMIHWKTEGTKLYQELAREGKEAILPCEPFTEYVQQTPTKIVDYSIWDDIK
- the pcaF gene encoding 3-oxoadipyl-CoA thiolase, with protein sequence MNNVYIIDYVRTPISKLQGGLSEVRADDLAAIVIKEVVARNPHVPVEEIEDVIFGCANQAGEDNRNVARMGLLLAGLPYKIGGETVNRLCASGMSAVANAFRSIAAGEGEIYIAGGVEHMTRSPYVMSKPSAAFGRDSQMYDTTFGWRFINPKMKEMYGVDGMGETAENLADMHQISREDQDKFALWSQQKATKAQESGRLAEEIVKVEIPQRKGDPIVFEKDEFIKPASSMEGLAKLRPAFRKEGTVTAGNASGMNDGAAALILASEEAVKKYGLKPKAKILGSSVAGVEPRIMGIGPVEATQKLLKRLNLSLDDMDIIELNEAFAAQALAVTRSLGLQDDDARINPNGGAIAIGHPLGVSGARIIGSAAMELQKQDKKYALCTLCIGVGQGYAMIIEKV
- a CDS encoding alpha/beta hydrolase, producing the protein MIKKIALVCSMMLAMNSVLSAQAVTIKPLTIGEVRTMKSKILNEERTLNIYLPQNFDKAKAYPIIYLLDGSMNEDFIHVTGLVQFFNQMYSMPETIVVGIANIDRKRDFTFHTDLKDLQKDYPTTGHSDKFITFFEKELKPYVETQFKTTEKYLFGQSLGGLVATEILLKKPEMFNNYFIISPSLWWDDESLLKQAPQLLSKSSDTKKFVYVSVGKGEHPVMIKDAENFYDVLKKAGKKNWTVEYKMMETDNHATILHRSLYEGLVKLFPYQEPK